One genomic window of Panicum hallii strain FIL2 chromosome 6, PHallii_v3.1, whole genome shotgun sequence includes the following:
- the LOC112898222 gene encoding receptor-like protein kinase HSL1, with the protein MSHTLQSIARPPTPSTPLHTSPMTPLLLLRLLCLLPLATAAALPADFAALLAAKSNLSDPASVLAAWDTHLSPSPCRWPHLLCSPDRSASDAPAVASLLLSNLSLSGAFPHPLCSLSSLVHLDLSYNSLAGPLPACLAALPSLTRLDLSGNAFSGEVPGAYGAGFPSLSTLSLAGNELSGTFPGLLLNVTTLEELLLAYNPFAPSALPPQSFSGLPRLRVLWLAGCGLVGEIPVSVGSLKSLVNLDLSTNNLTGEIPAGVGRLEKVEQIELYSNHLDGRVPDGLGQLRRLRFFDASMNRLTGEVPADLFLAPRLESLHLYQNELSGRVPATLAQVLALADLRLFSNRLTGELPPEFGKNSPLQFLDLSDNRISGRIPAALCGAGNLEQLLMLNNELLGPIPAELGQCRTLTRVRLANNQLSGPVPPDMWALPHLYLLELAGNKLSGTVDPTIAMATNLSQLLISDNRFTGALPAQIGTLPALFELSAANNMFSGPLPASLAEVSTLGRLDLRNNSLSGELPQGVRRWHKLTQLDLADNRLTGTIPPELGELPVLNSLDLSSNELTGDVPVQLENLKLSLFNLSNNRLTGALPPLFAGSMYRDSFAGNPALCRGACPRGRQSGSGRRDLVGSVTSILAVAGVVLLLGVAWFCYTYRSQRSGHAGEPGGGGGGRPRWALTSFHKVEFDEDDILGCLDEDNVVGMGAAGKVYKAVVGRGGEDAVVAVKKLWGGGGKAVDGAAKDSFDAEVATLGRIRHKNIVKLWCCFRSGDCRLLVYEYMPNGSLGDLLHGGKGGLLDWPARHRIMADAAEGLAYLHHDCAPPIVHRDVKSNNILLDAELGAKVADFGVARVVGDGPAAVTAIAGSCGYIAPEYSYTLRMTEKSDVYSFGVVMLELVTGKRPIAPELGDKDLVRWVHGGIERGGVDAVLDPRLAGEYREDMVRALHVALLCTSSLPINRPSMRSVVKLLLEAAPSPPAPPTKAAGEKPLYDV; encoded by the exons ATGTCTCATACACTTCAAAGTATCG CCCGCCCCCCCACTCCCTCCACACCACTCCACACCTCCCCCATGActcccctgctcctcctccgcctcctctgcctcctccccCTCGCCACCGCAGCCGCGCTTCCGGCGGATTTCGCCGCGCTCCTCGCCGCCAAGTCCAACCTCTCGGACCCCGCCTCCGTGCTCGCCGCCTGGGACACGCACCTCTCCCCGTCCCCGTGCCGCTGGCCGCACCTCCTCTGCTCCCCCGACCGCTCCGCCTCCGACGCCCCCGCCGTCGCctcgctcctcctctccaaccTCTCCCTCTCCGGGGCGTTCCCGCACCCGCTCTGCTCCTTGAGCTCTCTCGTACACCTCGACCTCTCCTACAACTCCCTGGCCGGGCCCCTGCCGGCCTGCCTCGCCGCGCTGCCGTCGCTCACGCGCCTCGACCTCTCCGGCAACGCATTCTCCGGCGAGGTGCCGGGGGCCTACGGCGCCGGGTTCCCTTCCCTCTCCACGCTCAGCCTCGCGGGAAACGAGCTCTCCGGCACGTTCCCGGGGCTCCTGCTCAACGTCACCACGCTCGAGGAGCTCCTCCTCGCGTACAACCCCTTCGCGCCATCGGCGCTGCCGCCGCAGTCCTTCTCCGGCCTCCCGCGCCTCCGCGTGCTCTGGCTCGCCGGGTGCGGCCTCGTCGGCGAGATTCCGGTGTCGGTCGGGAGCCTGAAGAGCCTCGTCAACCTCGACCTCTCCACGAACAACCTCACCGGCGAGATCCCGGCGGGCGTGGGGAGGTTGGAGAAAGTCGAGCAGATCGAGCTCTACTCCAACCACCTCGACGGGAGGGTGCCGGATGGGCTCGGGCAGCTCAGGCGGCTGCGGTTCTTCGACGCTTCCATGAACCGGCTCACCGGCGAGGTACCGGCGGACCTATTCCTCGCGCCCAGGCTGGAGAgcttgcacctgtaccagaacGAGCTGTCCGGCCGCGTGCCGGCgacgctggcgcaggtcctggCGCTGGCAGACCTCAGGCTCTTCAGTAACCGTCTCACCGGGGAGTTGCCGCCGGAGTTCGGAAAGAACAGCCCGCTCCAGTTCCTCGACTTGTCGGACAACCGGATATCCGGTCGGATTccggcggcgctgtgcggcgcCGGGAACCTGGAGCAGCTCCTGATGCTGAACAACGAGCTGCTCGGCCCCATtccggcggagctcgggcaatGCCGGACGCTGACGCGCGTGCGGCTGGCGAACAACCAGCTGTCCGGCCCCGTGCCACCAGACATGTGGGCCTTGCCGCACCTGTATCTCCTGGAGCTCGCCGGGAACAAGCTGTCCGGCACCGTGGACCCGACCATCGCCATGGCGACGAACCTGTCGCAGCTGCTCATTTCCGACAACCGCTTCACTGGCGCGCTGCCGGCGCAGATCGGCACCCTGCCCGCTCTCTTCGAGCTGTCAGCGGCGAACAACATGTTCTCCGGGCCGTTGCCGGCGTCGCTCGCCGAGGTTTCCACGCTTGGCCGTCTTGATCTGAGGAACAACTCGCTGTCCGGCGAGCTGCCACAAGGTGTTCGACGGTGGCACAAGCTGACACAGCTGGATCTCGCCGATAACCGCCTCACCGGAACCATCCCACCAGAGCTCGGTGAGCTGCCCGTGCTGAACTCGCTCGACCTGTCGAGCAACGAGCTCACCGGCGACGTGCCGGTGCAGCTGGAGAACCTCAAGCTGAGTCTGTTCAACCTGTCCAACAACCGGCTCACCGGCGCCTTACCTCCTCTGTTCGCCGGCTCCATGTACAGGGACAGCTTCGCGGGCAACCCGGCTCTGTGCCGCGGCGCGTGTCCCCGCGGCCGCCAGTCCGGATCCGGCCGGCGCGACCTCGTCGGCAGCGTCACCTCCATCCTCGCTGTTGCAGGCGTCGTCCTGCTCCTCGGCGTCGCGTGGTTCTGCTACACGTACCGGAGCCAACGGAGTGGACACGCCGGggagcccggcggcggcggcggcggcaggcccAGATGGGCGCTGACGTCGTTCCACAAGGTGGAGTTCGACGAGGACGACATCCTGGGCTGCCTCGACGAGGACAACGTGGTCGGCATGGGCGCGGCGGGCAAGGTGTACAAGGCCGTCgtcgggcgcggcggcgaggacgcCGTCGTTGCCGTCAAGAAGCTGTGGGGCGGTGGGGGCAAGGCGGTCGACGGCGCTGCGAAGGACAGCTTCGACGCGGAGGTGGCGACGCTGGGCCGGATCCGGCACAAGAACATCGTGAAGCTGTGGTGCTGCTTCCGCAGCGGCGACTGCCGGCTGCTAGTGTACGAGTACATGCCCAACGGCAGCCTCGGCGACCTCCTCCACGGCGGCAAGGGCGGGCTCCTGGACTGGCCGGCGCGGCACCGGATCATGGCCGACGCCGCGGAGGGCCTCGCGTACCTGCACCACGACTGCGCGCCGCCCATCGTGCACCGCGACGTCAAGTCCAACAACATCCTCCTCGACGCCGAGCTCGGCGCCAAGGTCGCCGACTTCGGCGTCGCCAGGGTCGTCGGCGACGGCCCCGCCGCCGTCACGGCCATCGCCGGCTCATGCGGCTACATCGCTCCCG AGTACTCGTACACGCTGCGCATGACGGAGAAGAGCGACGTGTACAGCTTCGGCGTGGTGATGCTGGAGCTCGTCACCGGCAAGAGGCCCATCGCGCCGGAGCTCGGGGACAAGGACCTGGTGCGGTGGGTGCACGGCGGCATCGAGCGCGGCGGCGTGGACGCGGTGCTGGACCCGAGGCTCGCCGGCGAGTACAGGGAAGACATGGTGAGGGCGCTCCACGTCGCGCTGCTCTGCACGTCCAGCCTCCCGATCAACCGCCCGTCGATGAGGTCCGTCGTGAAGCTGCTGCTCGAGGccgcgccatcgccgccggcgccgccaacCAAGGCGGCCGGGGAGAAACCTCTTTATGATGTCTGA
- the LOC112898221 gene encoding 60 kDa jasmonate-induced protein-like, with translation MHHMHAFLLPAVAALSLLAALSGGGQAQAVRIRHVYFNLATQPYTHLYTQLETLLKAPSNPPYHPRDIDGRYVLGPRRSVFKAAPLGWIMLHVTAGPERGPANSATLALAEDDLYLFGFANGTNQWYFLENFASGVQGATTLPFSLNYGDIIDGGHKSLWKVPLGKGSAVYAATTMATYDRARSPTPQIKDAFARSIVMYSEAIRFKPIRMAFSNGDRWEHRTYISDIQATWIAHWGQMSTLLIAWERSGRQKWGAPPFDLIAESVREDIHVGNPAEALVKLDFILRPTSKDLPTLLNTTTTTTYHAYMYNPND, from the coding sequence ATGCATCATATGCACGCCTTCCTGCTTCCTGCAGTGGCAGCACTGTCCCTGCTTGCTGccctgagcggcggcggccaagcCCAAGCCGTGCGTATCAGACATGTTTACTTCAACCTGGCCACCCAACCATACACACACCTCTACACGCAGTTAGAGACGCTGCTCAAGGCGCCAAGCAACCCACCGTACCACCCAAGAGACATCGACGGTAGATACGTCCTGGGCCCACGTCGAAGCGTTTTCAAGGCCGCGCCCCTTGGATGGATCATGCTGCACGTCACCGCGGGGCCGGAGCGGGGCCCAGCAAACAGTGCCACGCTTGCCTTGGCTGAGGACGACTTATATCTATTCGGTTTTGCTAATGGCACTAACCAATGGTACTTCCTCGAGAATTTCGCATCAGGTGTACAGGGCGCCACTACCCTCCCGTTCTCGTTGAACTACGGAGATATCATCGATGGTGGCCACAAATCACTCTGGAAGGTACCTCTCGGCAAAGGTTCCGCCGTATACGCCGCAACGACAATGGCGACGTACGACCGTGCCAGAAGCCCGACACCCCAAATCAAGGATGCTTTTGCCAGGTCTATTGTCATGTACAGCGAGGCCATCAGATTCAAGCCCATCCGGATGGCGTTCAGCAACGGGGACCGGTGGGAGCACCGCACCTACATCTCCGACATCCAGGCCACATGGATAGCCCATTGGGGCCAGATGTCCACGCTCCTCATCGCCTGGGAACGAAGCGGACGACAAAAATGGGGTGCTCCTCCATTCGATCTCATTGCCGAATCAGTGCGCGAAGATATACATGTCGGAAACCCGGCCGAAGCTTTGGTTAAACTTGACTTCATCCTTCGCCCAACATCCAAGGATCTACCTACGTTACTAaatactactactactactacataCCATGCATATATGTACAATCCGAACGACTGA